The proteins below come from a single Triticum aestivum cultivar Chinese Spring chromosome 5D, IWGSC CS RefSeq v2.1, whole genome shotgun sequence genomic window:
- the LOC123123429 gene encoding probable methylenetetrahydrofolate reductase gives MKVIEKIQEAAANGRTVFSFEYFPPKTEEGVENLFERMDRMVAHGPNFCDITWGAGGSTADVTLDIANRMQNMVCVETMMHLTCTNMPVEKIDNALDTIKSNGIQNVLALRGDPPHGQDKFVQVAGGFSCALDLVEHIKAKYGDYFGITVAGYPEAHPEVILGEEGATEEAYSKDLAYLKRKVDAGADVIVTQLFYDTDIFLKFVNDCRQIGITCPIVPGIMPINNYKGFVRMTGFCKTKIPAEITAALDPIKDNEEAVKAYGIHLGTEMCKKILASGIKTLHLYTLNMEKTALAILMNLGLIEESKLSRTLPWRPPTNVFRVKEDVRPIFWANRPKSYISRTTGWDQYPHGRWGDSRNPSYGALNDHQFTRPRGRGKKLQEEWAVPLKSVQDINERFVNFCEGKLKSSPWSELDGLQPETTIIDDQLVKINSKGFLTINSQPAVNAEKSESPSVGWGGPGGYVYQKAYVEFFCAKEKLGQLIEKSKAFPSLTYIAVNKEGESISNIPANAVNAVTWGVFPGKEIIQPTVVDSASFMVWKDEAFEIWSRGWACLFPEGDSSRELLEQIQKSYYLVSLVDNDYISGDLFAAFKEI, from the exons aTGAAGGTGATCGAGAAGATCCAGGAGGCGGCGGCGAATGGCCGGACCGTCTTCTCCTTCGAGTACTTCCCGCCCAAGACGGAGGAGGGCGTCGAGAACCTCTTCGAGCGGATGGACCGCATGGTGGCGCACGGCCCAAACTTCTGCGACATCACCTGGGGCGCCGGCGGATCCACCGCCGACGTCACCCTCGACATCGCCAACCGCATGCAGAACATG GTATGCGTGGAAACGATGATGCACTTGACGTGCACCAACATGCCAGTGGAGAAGATCGATAATGCTTTGGATACCATTAAGTCCAACGGGATTCAAAATGTTCTCGCACTTAGAGGAGATCCTCCACATGGCCAGGACAAGTTTGTTCAAGTTGCTGGTGGATTTTCTTGTGCTCTAGATCTG GTGGAGCACATTAAAGCCAAGTATGGTGATTACTTTGGCATAACTGTCGCTGGCTATCCAG AGGCACACCCTGAGGTAATACTAGGCGAGGAAGGGGCTACGGAGGAAGCATATAGCAAAGATCTTGCTTACTTGAAGAGAAAG GTTGATGCTGGCGCTGACGTTATAGTCACCCAACTTTTCTATGATACCGATATCTTTCTCAAGTTTGTGAACGACTGCCGTCAGATTGGTATAACCTGCCCTATCGTTCCTGGCATAATGCCAATAAATAACTACAAAGGATTTGTGCGCATGACTGGATTCTGCAAAACTAAG ATACCAGCTGAGATTACTGCTGCCTTGGATCCTATTAAAGACAATGAGGAGGCTGTGAAAGCATATGGAATTCACCTTGGTACTGAGATGTGCAAGAAAATTTTGGCTAGTGGGATCAAGACTTTGCACCTGTACACACTAAACATGGAGAAGACTGCTTTAGCAATTCTGATG AATCTTGGATTAATAGAGGAGTCCAAGCTTTCAAGAACATTACCTTGGAGGCCACCAACTAATGTTTTCCGTGTCAAAGAGGATGTTCGCCCTATATTCTG GGCCAACAGACCAAAGAGTTACATTTCAAGGACCACTGGTTGGGATCAATACCCACATGGACGGTGGGGTGATTCCAGGAACCCATCATACGGAGCACTTAATGATCACCAG TTCACACGGCCACGTGGACGTGGTAAGAAGCTCCAAGAGGAATGGGCTGTTCCACTGAAATCTGTGCAAGATATTAATGAG CGGTTCGTGAACTTCTGTGAAGGAAAACTTAAAAGCAGCCCATGGTCCGAGTTAGATGGTCTTCAACCTGAGACGACGATAATTGACGATCAGCTGGTGAAGATTAACTCAAAGGGTTTCCTTACCATCAACAGCCAACCTGCTGTAAATGCAGAGAAATCCGAGTCTCCTAGTGTTG GATGGGGCGGCCCAGGAGGCTATGTTTACCAGAAGGCCTACGTTGAATTCTTCTGCGCTAAGGAGAAGCTGGGCCAACTCATTGAGAAGAGCAAGGCATTCCCTTCCCTCACGTACATAGCTGTGAACAAGGAAGGGGAATCGATCTCAAACATCCCTGCGAACGCCGTGAACGCTGTCACATGGGGTGTGTTCCCCGGCAAGGAGATCATCCAGCCTACCGTCGTTGACTCGGCGAGCTTCATGGTCTGGAAAGATGAAGCGTTTGAGATCTGGTCCAGGGGATGGGCCTGCCTGTTCCCGGAGGGTGACTCATCCAGGGAGCTGCTAGAGCAG ATTCAGAAGAGCTATTACTTGGTCAGCCTCGTGGACAATGACTACATCAGCGGGGACCTCTTTGCTGCATTCAAGGAGATCTAA